A part of Crassostrea angulata isolate pt1a10 chromosome 5, ASM2561291v2, whole genome shotgun sequence genomic DNA contains:
- the LOC128185873 gene encoding alcohol dehydrogenase [acceptor]-like isoform X1 encodes MRYRMDDVLFQTMGWRWPVLTVSCAVFVYYYIYSRSDPRVSGHVSANSSYDYIIVGAGTAGCVLATRLSEHPDISVLLLEAGGSEEDNPVIRVPFAALELQNSEVDWAYRTEPQQKACLGMDKQRCAWPRGKVLGGSGSINNLIYVRGNRHDYDGWAREGCDGWSYKEVLPYFIKSEDIQIPEFRNSAYRGKGGPLPVKDGTVTPLADIYRQAMEELGYTDTDCNGRTQTGYCPTQENVMGGERWSTARAFLRPAMNRPNLHVIMNAHVTKILTDEKTVTGVSFIKDNIKHTVRATKEVVLTAGAINNPQLLMLSGIGPKKHLQQMNIPVMADLPVGDNLQDHILMGVTFNDRTNSAGAALPSLATMLQYLIFRSGTLSEPHLEASVFIKDDDSQFPSTQFTFYSIQNHPELIDKFIKLTNLDPKIRDGMRERFQKSINTEIGTFFVENILLHPKSRGTIRLQSADPFDPPLIDPNYLDHPDDAKVLLKGIDTMMKIANTTAFRSIGASPNDPSDEYLPPCNELPFPSKEYWVCRMTHYAYTVYHPTSTCKMGAANDVTAVVDPQLRVIGIKNLRVADASVMRNIPSGNTNAPTIMIAEKAADLILGIDSVKHIRKVTENL; translated from the exons ATGCGTTACAGAATGGACGATGTTCTCTTCCAGACCATGGGTTGGCGGTGGCCTGTATTGACTGTTTCCTGTGCTGTTTTTGTATATTACTACATATACAGCCGCAGTGATCCACGTGTATCTGGCCACGTGTCAGCAAACAGCTCCTACGACTATATAATTG TGGGAGCAGGGACGGCGGGTTGTGTTCTCGCCACCAGACTGTCCGAGCACCCGGATATTTCAGTCTTGCTCCTGGAGGCGGGCGGGTCAGAGGAAGATAACCCCGTCATCCGGGTACCTTTTGCGGCTCTAGAACTTCAGAATAGTGAGGTAGACTGGGCGTATAGAACTGAGCCCCAGCAGAAGGCGTGCCTTGGCATGGACAAACAG AGATGTGCATGGCCCAGGGGGAAGGTTCTGGGAGGGTCAGGATCTATAAACAATCTAATTTACGTCCGAGGAAATCGCCATGACTATGATGGCTGGGCGAGGGAAGGCTGCGATGGTTGGAGCTACAAGGAGGTACTACCGTACTTCATCAAATCCGAGGACATTCAAATACCGGAATTTAGAAACTCAG CTTACCGCGGTAAAGGGGGACCACTCCCTGTTAAGGATGGCACCGTCACTCCCCTTGCTGACATATACAGACAGGCAATGGAGGAATTAGGGTACACAGACACAGACTGCAACGGCAGAACCCAGACAG GGTACTGTCCCACACAGGAGAACGTCATGGGAGGGGAGAGATGGAGCACAGCTCGAGCCTTCCTCCGGCCCGCCATGAATCGCCCCAACCTCCACGTCATAATGAACGCCCACGTCACCAAG attttGACAGATGAAAAGACGGTGACAGGTGTGTCCTTCATCAAAGACAACATAAAACACACCGTAAGGGCCACAAAGGAGGTCGTGTTGACAGCCGGCGCCATTAACAACCCCCAGCTACTTATGCTGTCCGGCATAGGGCCAAAGAAACATTTACAGCAAATGAAT ATTCCGGTTATGGCCGACCTTCCGGTTGGAGACAATCTACAGGATCACATCTTGATGGGGGTCACCTTCAATGACCGGACCAATAGCGCGGGGGCGGCGCTGCCCTCACTGGCCACCATGTTACAGTACCTCATCTTTCGGTCAG GCACACTCAGCGAACCACATTTAGAAGCCAGTGTATTCATTAAAGACGACGACAGCCAATTTCCTTCAACACAATTTACGTTTTATAGCATCCAGAACCATCCAGAACTTATCGACAAATTCATTAAGCTGACGAATCTTGATCCAAAG ATAAGAGATGGGATGCGAGAGAGATTCCAAAAAAGCATCAACACAGAAATAGGGACgttttttgtagaaaatataCTTCTCCACCCAAAAAGTCGTGGAACTATTCGACTTCAAAGTGCAGACCCGTTTGATCCTCCGCTCATTGATCCCAACTATTTAGATCACCCGGATGATGCAAAGGTCCTCCTTAAAG GTATAGATACGATGATGAAAATAGCCAATACAACCGCGTTCAGGTCTATTGGCGCCTCACCTAACGACCCCTCGGACGAGTACCTGCCCCCATGTAATGAACTGCCTTTCCCCTCTAAGGAGTACTGGGTCTGTAGGATGACCCACTATGCCTATACAGTGTACCACCCCACGTCTACCTGTAAAATGGGGGCGGCGAATGACGTCACTGCAGTGGTAGATCCACAACTCAG GGTAATTGGAATAAAGAATCTCCGAGTAGCGGACGCTTCCGTCATGCGCAATATACCATCAGGAAACACAAACGCTCCAACGATAATGATTGCAGAGAAAGCAGCAGACTTGATCCTAGGGATAGACAGTGTTAAACATATCAGGAAGGTGACAGAAAACTTATGA
- the LOC128185873 gene encoding alcohol dehydrogenase [acceptor]-like isoform X2, with amino-acid sequence MDDVLFQTMGWRWPVLTVSCAVFVYYYIYSRSDPRVSGHVSANSSYDYIIVGAGTAGCVLATRLSEHPDISVLLLEAGGSEEDNPVIRVPFAALELQNSEVDWAYRTEPQQKACLGMDKQRCAWPRGKVLGGSGSINNLIYVRGNRHDYDGWAREGCDGWSYKEVLPYFIKSEDIQIPEFRNSAYRGKGGPLPVKDGTVTPLADIYRQAMEELGYTDTDCNGRTQTGYCPTQENVMGGERWSTARAFLRPAMNRPNLHVIMNAHVTKILTDEKTVTGVSFIKDNIKHTVRATKEVVLTAGAINNPQLLMLSGIGPKKHLQQMNIPVMADLPVGDNLQDHILMGVTFNDRTNSAGAALPSLATMLQYLIFRSGTLSEPHLEASVFIKDDDSQFPSTQFTFYSIQNHPELIDKFIKLTNLDPKIRDGMRERFQKSINTEIGTFFVENILLHPKSRGTIRLQSADPFDPPLIDPNYLDHPDDAKVLLKGIDTMMKIANTTAFRSIGASPNDPSDEYLPPCNELPFPSKEYWVCRMTHYAYTVYHPTSTCKMGAANDVTAVVDPQLRVIGIKNLRVADASVMRNIPSGNTNAPTIMIAEKAADLILGIDSVKHIRKVTENL; translated from the exons ATGGACGATGTTCTCTTCCAGACCATGGGTTGGCGGTGGCCTGTATTGACTGTTTCCTGTGCTGTTTTTGTATATTACTACATATACAGCCGCAGTGATCCACGTGTATCTGGCCACGTGTCAGCAAACAGCTCCTACGACTATATAATTG TGGGAGCAGGGACGGCGGGTTGTGTTCTCGCCACCAGACTGTCCGAGCACCCGGATATTTCAGTCTTGCTCCTGGAGGCGGGCGGGTCAGAGGAAGATAACCCCGTCATCCGGGTACCTTTTGCGGCTCTAGAACTTCAGAATAGTGAGGTAGACTGGGCGTATAGAACTGAGCCCCAGCAGAAGGCGTGCCTTGGCATGGACAAACAG AGATGTGCATGGCCCAGGGGGAAGGTTCTGGGAGGGTCAGGATCTATAAACAATCTAATTTACGTCCGAGGAAATCGCCATGACTATGATGGCTGGGCGAGGGAAGGCTGCGATGGTTGGAGCTACAAGGAGGTACTACCGTACTTCATCAAATCCGAGGACATTCAAATACCGGAATTTAGAAACTCAG CTTACCGCGGTAAAGGGGGACCACTCCCTGTTAAGGATGGCACCGTCACTCCCCTTGCTGACATATACAGACAGGCAATGGAGGAATTAGGGTACACAGACACAGACTGCAACGGCAGAACCCAGACAG GGTACTGTCCCACACAGGAGAACGTCATGGGAGGGGAGAGATGGAGCACAGCTCGAGCCTTCCTCCGGCCCGCCATGAATCGCCCCAACCTCCACGTCATAATGAACGCCCACGTCACCAAG attttGACAGATGAAAAGACGGTGACAGGTGTGTCCTTCATCAAAGACAACATAAAACACACCGTAAGGGCCACAAAGGAGGTCGTGTTGACAGCCGGCGCCATTAACAACCCCCAGCTACTTATGCTGTCCGGCATAGGGCCAAAGAAACATTTACAGCAAATGAAT ATTCCGGTTATGGCCGACCTTCCGGTTGGAGACAATCTACAGGATCACATCTTGATGGGGGTCACCTTCAATGACCGGACCAATAGCGCGGGGGCGGCGCTGCCCTCACTGGCCACCATGTTACAGTACCTCATCTTTCGGTCAG GCACACTCAGCGAACCACATTTAGAAGCCAGTGTATTCATTAAAGACGACGACAGCCAATTTCCTTCAACACAATTTACGTTTTATAGCATCCAGAACCATCCAGAACTTATCGACAAATTCATTAAGCTGACGAATCTTGATCCAAAG ATAAGAGATGGGATGCGAGAGAGATTCCAAAAAAGCATCAACACAGAAATAGGGACgttttttgtagaaaatataCTTCTCCACCCAAAAAGTCGTGGAACTATTCGACTTCAAAGTGCAGACCCGTTTGATCCTCCGCTCATTGATCCCAACTATTTAGATCACCCGGATGATGCAAAGGTCCTCCTTAAAG GTATAGATACGATGATGAAAATAGCCAATACAACCGCGTTCAGGTCTATTGGCGCCTCACCTAACGACCCCTCGGACGAGTACCTGCCCCCATGTAATGAACTGCCTTTCCCCTCTAAGGAGTACTGGGTCTGTAGGATGACCCACTATGCCTATACAGTGTACCACCCCACGTCTACCTGTAAAATGGGGGCGGCGAATGACGTCACTGCAGTGGTAGATCCACAACTCAG GGTAATTGGAATAAAGAATCTCCGAGTAGCGGACGCTTCCGTCATGCGCAATATACCATCAGGAAACACAAACGCTCCAACGATAATGATTGCAGAGAAAGCAGCAGACTTGATCCTAGGGATAGACAGTGTTAAACATATCAGGAAGGTGACAGAAAACTTATGA
- the LOC128185873 gene encoding alcohol dehydrogenase [acceptor]-like isoform X3, which translates to MGWRWPVLTVSCAVFVYYYIYSRSDPRVSGHVSANSSYDYIIVGAGTAGCVLATRLSEHPDISVLLLEAGGSEEDNPVIRVPFAALELQNSEVDWAYRTEPQQKACLGMDKQRCAWPRGKVLGGSGSINNLIYVRGNRHDYDGWAREGCDGWSYKEVLPYFIKSEDIQIPEFRNSAYRGKGGPLPVKDGTVTPLADIYRQAMEELGYTDTDCNGRTQTGYCPTQENVMGGERWSTARAFLRPAMNRPNLHVIMNAHVTKILTDEKTVTGVSFIKDNIKHTVRATKEVVLTAGAINNPQLLMLSGIGPKKHLQQMNIPVMADLPVGDNLQDHILMGVTFNDRTNSAGAALPSLATMLQYLIFRSGTLSEPHLEASVFIKDDDSQFPSTQFTFYSIQNHPELIDKFIKLTNLDPKIRDGMRERFQKSINTEIGTFFVENILLHPKSRGTIRLQSADPFDPPLIDPNYLDHPDDAKVLLKGIDTMMKIANTTAFRSIGASPNDPSDEYLPPCNELPFPSKEYWVCRMTHYAYTVYHPTSTCKMGAANDVTAVVDPQLRVIGIKNLRVADASVMRNIPSGNTNAPTIMIAEKAADLILGIDSVKHIRKVTENL; encoded by the exons ATGGGTTGGCGGTGGCCTGTATTGACTGTTTCCTGTGCTGTTTTTGTATATTACTACATATACAGCCGCAGTGATCCACGTGTATCTGGCCACGTGTCAGCAAACAGCTCCTACGACTATATAATTG TGGGAGCAGGGACGGCGGGTTGTGTTCTCGCCACCAGACTGTCCGAGCACCCGGATATTTCAGTCTTGCTCCTGGAGGCGGGCGGGTCAGAGGAAGATAACCCCGTCATCCGGGTACCTTTTGCGGCTCTAGAACTTCAGAATAGTGAGGTAGACTGGGCGTATAGAACTGAGCCCCAGCAGAAGGCGTGCCTTGGCATGGACAAACAG AGATGTGCATGGCCCAGGGGGAAGGTTCTGGGAGGGTCAGGATCTATAAACAATCTAATTTACGTCCGAGGAAATCGCCATGACTATGATGGCTGGGCGAGGGAAGGCTGCGATGGTTGGAGCTACAAGGAGGTACTACCGTACTTCATCAAATCCGAGGACATTCAAATACCGGAATTTAGAAACTCAG CTTACCGCGGTAAAGGGGGACCACTCCCTGTTAAGGATGGCACCGTCACTCCCCTTGCTGACATATACAGACAGGCAATGGAGGAATTAGGGTACACAGACACAGACTGCAACGGCAGAACCCAGACAG GGTACTGTCCCACACAGGAGAACGTCATGGGAGGGGAGAGATGGAGCACAGCTCGAGCCTTCCTCCGGCCCGCCATGAATCGCCCCAACCTCCACGTCATAATGAACGCCCACGTCACCAAG attttGACAGATGAAAAGACGGTGACAGGTGTGTCCTTCATCAAAGACAACATAAAACACACCGTAAGGGCCACAAAGGAGGTCGTGTTGACAGCCGGCGCCATTAACAACCCCCAGCTACTTATGCTGTCCGGCATAGGGCCAAAGAAACATTTACAGCAAATGAAT ATTCCGGTTATGGCCGACCTTCCGGTTGGAGACAATCTACAGGATCACATCTTGATGGGGGTCACCTTCAATGACCGGACCAATAGCGCGGGGGCGGCGCTGCCCTCACTGGCCACCATGTTACAGTACCTCATCTTTCGGTCAG GCACACTCAGCGAACCACATTTAGAAGCCAGTGTATTCATTAAAGACGACGACAGCCAATTTCCTTCAACACAATTTACGTTTTATAGCATCCAGAACCATCCAGAACTTATCGACAAATTCATTAAGCTGACGAATCTTGATCCAAAG ATAAGAGATGGGATGCGAGAGAGATTCCAAAAAAGCATCAACACAGAAATAGGGACgttttttgtagaaaatataCTTCTCCACCCAAAAAGTCGTGGAACTATTCGACTTCAAAGTGCAGACCCGTTTGATCCTCCGCTCATTGATCCCAACTATTTAGATCACCCGGATGATGCAAAGGTCCTCCTTAAAG GTATAGATACGATGATGAAAATAGCCAATACAACCGCGTTCAGGTCTATTGGCGCCTCACCTAACGACCCCTCGGACGAGTACCTGCCCCCATGTAATGAACTGCCTTTCCCCTCTAAGGAGTACTGGGTCTGTAGGATGACCCACTATGCCTATACAGTGTACCACCCCACGTCTACCTGTAAAATGGGGGCGGCGAATGACGTCACTGCAGTGGTAGATCCACAACTCAG GGTAATTGGAATAAAGAATCTCCGAGTAGCGGACGCTTCCGTCATGCGCAATATACCATCAGGAAACACAAACGCTCCAACGATAATGATTGCAGAGAAAGCAGCAGACTTGATCCTAGGGATAGACAGTGTTAAACATATCAGGAAGGTGACAGAAAACTTATGA